The proteins below come from a single Cryptococcus neoformans var. neoformans JEC21 chromosome 14 sequence genomic window:
- a CDS encoding expressed protein codes for MAMKHWAVLAISDKRFHFDLTLYNDLLCSSFISSTRNINSRRTGFDYPTRISLSMFMHYHPTLVPSGPAPSRPPLFHAKPKPAFPPRTIHNKPRLNATIKLRTAGSERIICQAPFKRKTKHHKLHNQLKRQPALPTIPEQFEDSVTSAPAISRTSSSSQLLPSFERVTTVLRIFSSLFTKDEEEKEKQQQGRWSWLSWNSSGEESSNNEVIRITTEDLLDVGPAITVTSPKRTPSPSSDPFNQFSNNEPFFPDLGCDKGSHCVLDSDPETHSSTWSGIISRDVFYDETWIAGSQLLRTADGQIVCDLQEKGLLNSVSRKAKKERKKRVKTRVANSDLTVGGTHEYFVKSVHLSSHYTTSVSTTTVSGSFAAGTRTDFLRRARQHAMDMLGLDAMAGSRTE; via the exons ATGGCGATGAAGCATTGGGCGGTACTAGCTATATCCGATAAACGTTTTCATTTCGACTTGACGTTATATAATGATCTTCTATGCAGCTCGTTCATATCATCAACAAGAAACATCAATTCCCGCAGAACAGGTTTCGACTACCCAACTCGCATCTCACTCTCCATGTTCATGCACTACCACCCGACGCTCGTCCCCTCTGGGCCTGCTCCTTCTCGgcctcctctttttcacGCCAAACCCAAGCCAgcttttcctcctcgaaCCATACATAATAAGCCGAGGCTCAATGCCACTATCAAACTCAGGACTGCTGGTTCAGAGAGAATTATTTGCCAGGCACCGTTTAAAAGGAAAACGAAGCATCACAAATTACACAACCAACTCAAGCGCCAGCCAGCTCTCCCTACCATTCCTGAACAGTTCGAAGACAGCGTAACATCCGCGCCAGCTATTTCTCGcacatcttcaagctctcAGCTCCTCCCTTCATTTGAACGTGTGACTACTGTGCTTCGCATATTTTCTAGTCTTTTCacaaaggatgaagaggagaaagaaaagcaGCAACAAGGACGGTGGAGTTGGCTTAGCTGGAATAGCTCGGGAGAGGAAAGCTCGAACAACGAGGTGATAAGGATCACGACTGAGGACCTTCTTGATGTCGGCCCAGCTATCACTGTTACTTCGCCCAAGAGGACGCCATCGCCAAGCTCGGACCCTTTCAATCAATTCAGCAACAATGAACCGTTCTTCCCGGACCTTGGCTGCGACAAAGGATCACACTGTGTTTTGGACTCTGACCCTGAGACCCATTCATCAACATGGTCAGGCATTATTTCTCGAGACGTATTCTATGACGAGACATGGATAGCTGGTTCCCAATTACTACGAACGGCCGATGGGCAGATCGTTTGCGACCTGCAAGAGAAGGGCTTGTTGAATAGTGTCTCGCGGAAAGccaaaaaggagagaaagaaaagagtaAAAACTCGGGTGGCGAACTCTGACCTT ACTGTAGGTGGGACACATGAATACTTTGTCAAGTCCGTGCATCTCTCTTCACACTACACCACTAGCGTAAGCACCACCACAGTCTCCGGCAGCTTCGCCGCAGGAACCAGGACAGATTTCCTTAGGAGGGCCCGTCAACACGCAATGGATATGTTGGGTCTCGATGCTATGGCAGGTTCTCGCACCGAATGA
- a CDS encoding ABC transporter PMR5, putative: protein MTYHNDDPEATAVQSPASSSSPSLLTGEETNSANVLNKDRTEDAPMSHGKIFDQPGSIPLPNAGYHSLGVVWEDVTVYGAGGGKKYVESFEVSIFKLWDVYSFAKKLFRITTGPTRPLIRNFSGVAEEGEVLLVLGRPGAGCSTLMRALANVHEPFVKIEGDVSYSTIPAHEAKEYYDGEIIFNSEEDEHQPLLTVEETIKAALLLKEPHKKEDKEKRSEYLESLFGRILDTFGMPHTRNTKVGNQFVRGVSGGERKRVSLAEVLTTNAAVTCWDNPIRGLDSAVALHFYKVLRELSKSLGMVNIISTYQTAQDAWDCVDRVVVIYEGRQIFSGRASRAQAYFENMGWYKKPRQTTPDFLTAVTSPNERKVRDGFKGQIPETPEEFEQYFLESQEYKDLQQDIQRYKERHAQSSNADEFQTAVKNSKHPGAGKSTSYRVNFAQQVAILCKRQLQLTRSDMTSLVYRIGSNVLQAVLVGAVCYKPPNNSAGSFATAGALFFCILYYTIFALGEVPATVNSRPLLKKHRALGFYHPAAHTLAQIVCDIPVYVFQTLLFSAIFYFMVGLTAGAKYFFTFWFVIFTMYEAISVMYRMIGSWTPNMSVAIRYGCLALSVVLTSSGFVLPPPRQLRWISWLRRATPCSWAFEALLANEFRARILTCSSTDLIPSGPGYDDIRYQVCSINGAQPGSLNVAGMDYVNFVYGFQVSHIWRNVGILWAYFVVYVIMIVIGSSLLIRESPDSSQKVYKRGGKAAIMDPKEKAEEGKTAMEKVQGPKGSGGEVPVYTFEDVYYTVQVAGKDKPLLNGISGYVKGGSLTALMGASGAGKTTLLDAISLRKTTGKMEGKMTIDGKPLDTSFSRQTGFAMQADIHEPMSTVRECLQFSALLRQSNDRTREERLEFAENIIKLLELEDIADALIGAPGEDGLGVEERKRVTIGVELAADPEFLLFLDEPTSGLDSQASYEIVRFLKRIAASGLAVLCTIHQPSGDLFEMFDSVVLLAPGGHTVYVGETGENAETVVKYFGDRGAYCPPEANPAEFILGTVAPVGGTDTDWPTLWKQSDEATEVRRRINEYTLRNNSGNMDSEKPVIEVQPKSGSDAYASSFMTMTRELVIRNFRAQWRDGSFWTTQTVILIYFGLYVGFFYYKLDHTPNNMTPATLSLLVAVQALPGIAMDIGMNYLAKMDMFLARERLGIYSWQALVTSLLIVSLPVLFVGWNLLFFCFYWTVGLIGTRVDGVLAWLCFMTCSVLNAGFGVLLGAVSPNRLSLPYILSLVWNLLNVLSWALVFYSGLPSPFHYFFSWLSPLRYLYSALMTAALGNLKLECIEEDLITFYPPSGQTCYEYAANYLATTSGYLVDDNSTTSCQYCASSTGYDYVQQMGYSHGTKWRDWAITIIWCFSNIFFCFLFTWAVKIRPLYKKN from the exons ATGACCTATCACAATGATGACCCAGAAGCTACCGCAGTCCAATCCCCcgcctcgtcctcgtcacCCTCTCTCCTGACTGGGGAGGAGACCAACTCCGCCAACGTTTTGAACAAAGACCGCACCGAGGATGCCCCTATGAGTCATGGAAAGATTTTCGACCAGCCTGGAAGCATTCCTCTGCCGAATGCAGGGTACCACTCATTAGGAGTAGTCTGGGAGGATGTCACTGTGTATGGCGCGGGGGGCGGGAAGAAGTATGTAGAGTCTTTTGAGGTGTCCATATTCAAG CTGTGGGACGTCTATTCCTTTGCCAAGAAGCTGTTCCGAATTACAACTGGTCCAACTCGACCTTTGATTCGCAATTTCTCTGGCGTGGCCGAAGAAGGCGAGGTTTTGCTCGTTCTTGGTCGACCGGGTGCAGGGTGTTCTACTTTGATGCGGGCGCTCGCGAACGTCCATGAACCATTTGTTAAGATTGAAGGTGATGTGTCGTATTCAACTATCCCTGCTCATGAGGCTAAAGA GTACTATGATGGCGagatcatcttcaactctgaagaagacgaacaCCAGCCTTTGTTAACAGTTGAGGAAACTATCAAGGCTGCTCTGCTCTTGAAGGAACCTCAtaagaaagaagacaaggagaagcgTTCTGAATATCTGGAAAGTTTGTTTGGGCGCATCTTGGATACCTTCGGCATGCCTCATACGAGGAACACAAAGG TCGGTAACCAGTTCGTTCGTGGTGTCTCGGGAGGTGAAAGGAAACGAGTGTCGCTGGCCGAGGTTCTCACCACAAATGCCGCTGTCACTTGCTGGGACAACCCTATTCGTGGTTTGGATTCTGCTGTTGCTTTACACTTCTACAAGGTCCTGAGGGAGCTTTCAAAGTCATTGGGAATGGTCAAC ATCATCTCTACTTACCAAACCGCTCAAGATGCCTGGGATTGCGTCGACCGTGTTGTGGTCATTTACGAAGGCCGACAGATCTTTTCT GGGCGAGCTAGTAGAGCCCAGGCTTACTTCGAAAACATGGGTTGGTACAAAAAGCCCCGTCAAAC TACACCCGACTTCTTGACCGCTGTCACCTCACCCAATGAGCGAAAGGTGAGGGATGGATTCAAGGGCCAGATTCCCGAGACCCCCGAGGAATTTGAGCAATACTTCCTTGAAAGCCAGGAGTATAAAGATCTGCAGCAGGACATTCAACGGTACAAGGAACGACACGCCCAGTCAAGCAACGCCGACGAGTTCCAAACTGCCGTCAAGAACTCGAAGCACCCTGGTGCCGGCAAGTCTACTTCTTATCGGGTCAACTTTGCCCAACAAGTCGCCATCTTGTGTAAACGTCAGTTGCAACTCACTCGAAGTGATATGACTAGTCTTGTCTACCGTATTGGCTCAAACGTTTTGCAAGCCGTGTTGGTCGGCGCTGTTT GCTACAAGCCCCCAAACAATTCTGCTGGTTCTTTCGCTACTGCTGGTGCACTTTTCTTCTGTATCCTGTACTACACTATCTTTGCCCTTGGTGAAGTCCCTGCCACTGTCAACTCCCGTCCGCTCTTGAAGAAACACAGGGCGCTCGGTTTTTACCACCCGGCTGCACACACTTTGGCCCAGATTGTCTGTGATATCCCGGTCTATGTGTTTCaaactctcctcttctcggcAATCTTCTATTTCATGGTCGGTCTTACCGCTGGAGCCAAGTACTTCTTCACTTTCTGGTttgtcatcttcaccaTGTACGAGGCCATTTCGGTCATGTATCGAATGATCGGGTCCTGGACACCTAATATGTCCGTTGCAATTCGTTATGGCTGTTTGGCACTTTCGGTAGTCTTGACGTCCTCGGGCTTTgtacttcctcctcctagACAAC TGAGATGGATCTCATGGTTGCGAAGAGCCACCCCTTGTTCTTGGGCGTTCGAGGCTCTCTTGGCCAACGAGTTCCGAGCTAGGATTTTGACTTGTAGCTCAACCGATCTGATTCCCAGCGGTCCTGGATACGACGATATCCGATACCAGGTGTGCTCAATCAACGGTGCTCAGCCCGGTTCCCTCAATGTTGCTGGTATGGACTATGTCAACTTTGTCTACGGTTTCCAGGTTAGCCATATTTGGAGAAATGTCGGCATTTTGTGGGCTTACTTCGTTG TCTACGTTATCATGATTGTCATCGGTTCATCTCTCCTTATCCGAGAAAGCCCCGACTCATCTCAAAAAGTGTATAAGCGAGGCGGAAAGGCTGCCATTATGGACCCTAAAGAGAAGgccgaagaaggaaagaccGCTATGGAGAAGGTCCAGGGACCCAAGGGCTCGGGAGGCGAAGTCCCAGTGTACACCTTCGAGGATGTTTACTACACTGTGCAAGTTGCAGGCAAGGATAAACCACTTCTT AACGGTATCAGCGGGTACGTCAAAGGCGGCTCTTTAACTGCACTTATGGGTGCATCAGGTGCAGGCAAAACCACACTCTTG GATGCTATCTCCCTCCGTAAGACGACAGGTAAAAtggaaggcaagatgaCTATCGATGGCAAGCCTCTGGacacatccttctcccgtCAAACCGGTTTCGCCATGCAAGCCGATATCCACGAACCTATGTCCACCGTCCGTGAATGCCTTCAATTCTCCGCCTTGCTTCGACAAAGCAACGACCGTACCCGAGAGGAACGATTGGAATTTGCCGAAAATATTATCAAATTACTGGAGTTGGAAGACATTGCCGATGCTTTGATTGGGGCACCTGGTGAAGATGGTCTGGGTGTGGAGGAGCGCAAGCGTGTTACCATTG GTGTTGAGCTTGCTGCCGACCCTGAATTCCTTCTGTTCTTGGATGAACCCACCTCCGGCCTTGACTCTCAAGCTTCTTATGAAATAGTGCGATTCCTCAAGCGCATTGCCGCGTCCGGTCTCGCTGTTCTTTGTACCATTCATCAGCCTTCCGGTGACCTTTTTGAGATGTTTGACTCTGTAGTTCTTCTTGCGCCCGGTGGTCATACTGTCTACGTTGGAGAGACTGGCGAGAATGCCGAGACTGTTGTCAAGTACTTCGGAGACCGTGGCGCCTACTGCCCTCCTGAGGCCAACCCTGCAGAGTTCATCTTGGGAAC TGTTGCTCCAGTCGGCGGTACAGATACAGATTGGCCTACACTCTGGAAGCAAAGCGATGAAGCTACCGAAGTTCGACGGAGGATTAACGAGTATACTTTACGCAACAACTCCGGCAACATGGACTCAGAAAAGCCCGTTATCGAGGTACAACCGAAGAGTGGTAGCGATGCTTATGCGTCTTCATTCATGACCATGACAAGGGAACTTGTTATCAGGAATTTCCGGGCTCAATGGCGAG ATGGCTCATTCTGGACTACTCAAACCGTCATCTTAATCTACTTCGGTCTTTATGTTGGCTTCTTCTATTATAAGCTCGATCACACCCCCAACAATATGACCCCCGCGACCTTATCCCTCTTGGTTGCAGTTCAGGCCCTCCCCGGTATTGCCATGGACATCGGTATGAACTATCTGGCCAAGATGGATATGTTCCTCGCAAGAGAGAGATTGGGTATCTATTCCTGGCAGGCCCTTGTCACCTCACTCCTCATTGTATCCTTGCCAGTTCTCTTCGTCGGCTGGAATttgcttttcttttgtttcTATTGGACAGTCGGCTTGATTGGTACCCGTGTGGACGGGGTCCTGGCGTGGTTGTGCTTCATGACCTGTTCTGTCTTGAACGCCGGGTTTGGTGTCTTGCTTGGTGCCGTGTCACCTAACAGGTTGTCCCTGCCTTACATCTTGTCTTTGGTATGGAATT TGCTCAACGTTTTGTCTTGGGCTCTGGTATTCTACTCTGGCCTTCCTTCGCCATTCCATTACTTCTTCAGT TGGCTGTCCCCCCTCCGATACCTTTACAGTGCTCTCATGACTGCTGCTTTGGGAAATCTCAAGCTCGAATGCATCGAAGAAGACCTTATCACCTTCTACCCACCTTCTGGCCAGACCTGTTACGAGTATGCCGCCAACTACCTCGCAACCACTTCCGGTTATCTTGTCGATGACAACTCTACCACCAGCTGCCAGTATTGTGCCAGCAGCACCGGTTACGATTATGTTCAGCAGATGGGTTACTCTCATGGTACCAAGTGGCGAGACTGGGCCATCACCATTATCTGGTGTTTTTCCAACATATTTTTCTGCTTCCTTTTCACTTG GGCGGTGAAGATTAGACCGTTGTACAAGAAAAATTAG
- a CDS encoding MDM10, putative, translated as MIGFSAFILRNYYAAIGWNEDNLYSSLTRTSSALLDFQLPQSLILQLANSPTPIFFTSYALDALPQLNGSISYITTSMPLDEIGSGRATAFKNVIERFRVFPPPKRPQPKDEVWLGGKRIEGRDYLLYSRLHLPSLHLSGLATTRLTPTLQAHLAFLSQPAHPTSTRPTPPQTPPSHTRQPSEPSTPAPSPTPGNVFISLQHDTGRYCGEYTYSVQDGMVGLRTLYNFGWHGDEESEVDKKERREREGKRIDEEEMMEGGLKGRFSAGGEVYFSAKQRSFGISTGLRFTTVPPTLPLPLNAPVPSPPTTLTLLYNPLIGFLSSAYSAQVSPTVALATRFGVNVYSYESDLSVGGEWWIGRRRGKRGLTTDAEPQLDAESRDPVVTGIEENRELTEKMAQRASLRQVTLRDEIGEDVHAEKELYSPIPVMTDVNAGELAQQISPRLQPQQDLDDERDGVLKARLSGNWQFALLYEARIRNCLVSAGVLADLTGRQHPIRSIGLEVQYFS; from the exons ATGATCGGCTTCTCCGCCTTT ATTCTACGCAATTATTACGCTGCGATTGGATGGAATGAAGACAACTTGTATAGTTCTCTCACGCGAACATCCAGTG CTTTACT AGATTTCCAACTACCGCAATCACTCATTTTACAGCTCGCCAACTCGCCAACACCTATATTTTTCACTTCATATGCTCTCGATGCGCTCCCACAACTTAATGGTTCAATATCGTACATCACAACCTCGATGCCACTGGATGAG ATCGGATCTGGTCGAGCGACTGCCTTCAAAAATGTTATTGAGAGATTCAGAGTTTTCCCACCACCAAAGAGACCACAGCCAAAGGATGAAGTGTggcttggaggaaagagaatcGAAGGCAGAG ATTACCTTTTGTACTCTAGACTacatctcccttctctccacctATCCGGTCTAGCAACCACTCGACTCACACCAACTCTTCAAGCGCACCTCGCTTTCCTATCTCAACCTGCACATCCGACATCTACTCGACCTACACCTCCTCAAACACCTCCTTCGCACACTCGCCAACCGTCTGAACCATCAACACCAGCCCCGTCACCAACACCGGGAAATGTCTTCATCTCATTGCAGCATGACACCGGTCGATATTGTGGAGAGTACACGTATTCAGTGCAAGACGGAATGGTCGGCTTGAGGACTCTGTATAACTTTGGGTGGCATGGCGACGAGGAGAGCGAGGTTGAcaaaaaagagagaagagaaagagagggaaagaggattgatgaggaggaaatgaTGGAGGGCGGATTGAAGGGCCGGTTTTCTGCTGGTGGAGAGGTGTATTTTTCTGCTAAACAGAGAAGCTTTGGCA TTTCAACTGGATTGAGATTCACAACTGTACCTCCAACATTACCCCTTCCCCTCAACGCGCCTGTCCCATCGCCTCCTACTACTCTCACTCTTCTCTACAACCCCCTCATTGGCTTCCTTTCATCCGCCTACTCTGCCCAAGTTTCACCCACGGTTGCTCTAGCCACTCGGTTTGGCGTCAATGTCTACTCATACGAAAGCGATCTCAGCGTCGGCGGTGAATGGTGGATCGGCAGACGGCGTGGTAAGCGGGGACTTACTACGGATGCGGAGCCTCAACTTGATGCAGAATCTCGAGATCCTGTGGTGACCGGCATCGAAGAGAACAGAGAATTGACGGAAAAAATGGCCCAGCGGGCGTCTTTGCGGCAAGTCACCTTGAGGGATGAGATAGGAGAAGACGTGCATGCTGAGAAGGAGCTCTACTCTCCAATACCTGTAATGACAGATGTCAATGCTGGGGAATTGGCGCAACAGATATCGCCAAGGTTGCAACCGCAGCAAGaccttgatgatgagagggaTGGAGTACTAAAGGCCAGATTATCGGGTAACTGG CAATTCGCACTCTTGTACGAGGCGAGAATTAGGAACTGCTTGGTATCTGCCGGAGTATTAGCAGACCTCACAGGAAGACAACATCCCATCAGGAGCATTGGTCTGGAGGTGCAATACTTTTCATGA